From a region of the Alnus glutinosa chromosome 1, dhAlnGlut1.1, whole genome shotgun sequence genome:
- the LOC133859593 gene encoding uncharacterized protein LOC133859593 — MWGRPVIMPSDTEEVRQESAFLGNESDGNDDEEATAPQNQNQTSVEDMEEEHTPRTPSEERMGTPPPPEPEGEVESGISPRSRPSADQNEEVKRGTLEGAGAMRSKSPQYTGVLDSRDPESASVMRPEAPPPAEVQDRPEAGPRVARTMRPEAPQPTEVQDRTGANPKANTSGLRRTDSEAAPNVEAIPTTEEPDTSRFRAALEVLGMGLLGHPMKAIKNLIPEGFLAHAGTASP; from the coding sequence ATGTGGGGTAGGCCGGTCATCATGCCCTCTGATACAGAGGAGGTTCGTCAAGAGTCTGCCTTTTTGGGCAATGAGTCCGATGGTAATGACGATGAAGAGGCCACCGCTCctcaaaaccaaaaccaaactTCTGTTGAAGACATGGAGGAGGAACACACCCCTAGGACTCCTTCTGAGGAGCGAATGGGCACCCCTCCACCCCCTGAGCCCGAAGGCGAAGTGGAGAGTGGGATATCTCCGAGGTCTAGGCCTTCTGCAGATCAGAATGAGGAGGTTAAAAGAGGGACACTAGAAGGCGCTGGTGCTATGAGGTCTAAATCTCCTCAATACACGGGAGTTCTAGATAGCCGTGATCCTGAAAGTGCAAGCGTAATGAGGCCTGAGGCACCTCCACCTGCTGAAGTGCAAGATAGACCCGAAGCTGGTCCCAGAGTTGCAAGAACGATGAGGCCCGAGGCTCCTCAGCCTACCGAGGTACAAGATAGGACCGGGGCCAATCCTAAGGCTAACACATCTGGCCTAAGGAGAACTGACTCCGAAGCCGCCCCCAATGTTGAGGCTATCCCAACTACCGAAGAACCCGATACTTCAAGGTTTAGAGCGGCTCTTGAGGTTCTGGGTATGGGTCTTCTTGGACATCCAATGAAAGCCATCAAGAATCTCATTCCCGAGGGATTCTTGGCTCATGCTGGGACTGCTTCTCCCTAG